The Arachis ipaensis cultivar K30076 chromosome B07, Araip1.1, whole genome shotgun sequence genomic interval ttgtacaaattaaattaaaattttattcttattttaatttctttcttaTACTTTAcaccaaataaaatattaaaatttatttcaatctctatttCCCCACCAAACTCAAGGCCTAAGGGATATGTTCTAGACTTCTAGACAAGACAATCCTTGTTGGGAATTTGTGGCTTCACATCTTAAAGTGAAAGGAATAAACTCTCTAGCGGACAAAGTACCATCCAAGATTTGTGTCTCTACTCTCCTAGTCATTTTGTTGtccttaataatatttttaagatattagttagataaataaatttATGACAAATTTATAATATATGggattagtattttttttatgaaactaAAAGACTATTCTATTTTAAATACTTTTAGAATAACAAAATTTTATGTATTCgattttaaatttcaaacaaatttaaGTGTTTACTAATAGATTATTAAGATACAAACCAAAGAAATTTATGAACAAAACCAAGTTAGTTGTTTACTCTTGAGATTAGCGAGTTTTAAAGGTACTTGTACTTGTTCATATCTCATGCACAAAGCACAAACCTTTGATGCATCTCTTATCAAGATTTGCCTTGAGAACAGTGTCTACCATTGCAACCTTGTCATCCAATCTTTCATGCCAAACACCAATGTTGTCTTTGTTTCCCACAACACCCTTTAGTAGTGATCCCCATTCATGGAACATTGCTATTTCAAGATGTCTCAAGAATCATAGAAACAAAGAAGCCATGATCCTTTTCCTCAAAATGAGGAACAATACTATTCTTGTTAGGCCAGATAACTTCACCTATTCCATTGTACTCCCCTGTTGTGATCATCTGGGTCTTGTTTATCAAGTTCATTGTGAAATGATCAAGCTTTGTTCGGTTTCAGACACTTGTTTGTGGACTAATCTTATGCAGATGTATGCAAGTTTTGGTGTTTTTGAAGATGCAAAGAAGGTGTTCGATGAAATGCCTGTTAGAGACTTGGTTGCTAGAAATGCTTTGTTGTCTAGTATCTCTAAGTGTGGGCTGAGTGATGACTGCTTCAATTTGTATAAACAGCTATTTGAGGAAGGAGATTTTGGTGATGAGTATACTTATTCTATTGTTTTGAATGCGCTAGCGTCTCAGTCGCAAGTGGTGGAAGCAATGCAAGTCCATTCGAATGTGATCAAGTTGGGGTTCTGTTCTGATGAGTACATTTGTAATTCTTTGTTGGAGTTGTATTCTAAGCACAGTTTAGTGGACTCTGCAATGGCATTGCTTGAGGAGTTACCACATAAGGATGCGTTTTCATGGACAACTATTGTTACTGGCCTTTCACAAAGTGGAAATATGGATGATGCTATCTTCTTGTTTCATAAAATGCAGTCATCTGGTGTGGAGCCTAACTCATTCACCTTTGGCGGCTTGCTTAGCGCATGTGCCGCCACCAACTTGCTACAGAGAGGAAAACAACTCCATGGTCTTGCCGTGAAACATGGATTTGAAGATAACTTGGTGGTGGGGGCTGCAATTTCGGATATGTACTTTAAATGCGGCGAGATGGACCATGCATTGATGATGTTTAAGATAATGCCCGAGAAAGATATTGTTGTTTGGAATGGAATGATATGTGGGTATGCTCAGAATGGTGAAGCAAGAAAGGCCTTGAATGTTTATGATGAGATGATGCTATTAAGTTCATCATCAGCATCCGAAATTTCGCCAAACGATGTAACTTTCACTGGTGTGCTTAGTGCATGTTGTCACAGTGGTTTGGTGAAAGAGGGTTGTGAATACTTCAGCCAAATGATTCATAAACATAGGATCAAACCCAAAATAGAGCATTATAATTGCATGGTTGACATGCTTGGAAGAGCAGGGTTACTTGAAGAAGCTGAGGCTCTTATGCTACAAATGCCTTATAAGCCTGATGATGTAATGTGGAGTACACTATTGGGAGCATGCAAGATGCATAGGAATTTAACAATGGCAATGAATATATCTCAAAACCTTCATATTAATGGACCATGGAGTTCTTCAAACTATGTGCTGCTTGCAAATTCTTATGCCAATGTTGGTGAATGGAGTGAAACTCAGGAGGTTAGGGAAATGATGAATTTGAGGGGGCTTAAGAAAAGTTCAGGATGTAGTTGGATTGAAATTGGAGGCTACCTATATCCATTTCTTGCTGGGGATGATAAATCACATACTCAAATTGAAAGAGAGCATCATCATGCTTTAAAGAGCATGTGTATTCACATGCATGGAATATATGAAGAAAATAATGTGCTGAATTTTGATGCTAATGATGATTGATGGTTCAAAATAACTTATATTAATACCATTGAGCCTTTATTGTAAATTTATTTCATGTCCTATAGGCTATATTTACATGTTCTATTTTGGATTATATTCACTAGTATATCAATAtattcactttatttatttatttattaaatgtgtgtaaaagtaataaaaatgaaTTAACTGATATGAGTATGACAAAAGTCTTATTTGGGTTGGGCCTCATGAAGTAATTGTTGGtacttttaaaaagttttgagaaTCTGTGCAGCTGTgctataatataataaaaattaaagcaaaaatagAGAAACACTACATTAATGT includes:
- the LOC107606477 gene encoding pentatricopeptide repeat-containing protein At2g34400, yielding MRNNTILVRPDNFTYSIVLPCCDHLGLVYQVHCEMIKLCSVSDTCLWTNLMQMYASFGVFEDAKKVFDEMPVRDLVARNALLSSISKCGLSDDCFNLYKQLFEEGDFGDEYTYSIVLNALASQSQVVEAMQVHSNVIKLGFCSDEYICNSLLELYSKHSLVDSAMALLEELPHKDAFSWTTIVTGLSQSGNMDDAIFLFHKMQSSGVEPNSFTFGGLLSACAATNLLQRGKQLHGLAVKHGFEDNLVVGAAISDMYFKCGEMDHALMMFKIMPEKDIVVWNGMICGYAQNGEARKALNVYDEMMLLSSSSASEISPNDVTFTGVLSACCHSGLVKEGCEYFSQMIHKHRIKPKIEHYNCMVDMLGRAGLLEEAEALMLQMPYKPDDVMWSTLLGACKMHRNLTMAMNISQNLHINGPWSSSNYVLLANSYANVGEWSETQEVREMMNLRGLKKSSGCSWIEIGGYLYPFLAGDDKSHTQIEREHHHALKSMCIHMHGIYEENNVLNFDANDD